From Saccharothrix espanaensis DSM 44229, the proteins below share one genomic window:
- a CDS encoding class I SAM-dependent methyltransferase, with protein sequence MLEPVGELHRDRARAGSFGSVAGQYDRYRPSYPDALLDDLAGLLPTAVLDVGCGTGKAAAALARRGLPVLGVEPDARMAEVARGHGLAVEVAAFEEWDAAGRTFDLVTCGEAWHWIDPARGVGKAAEVLRTGGTIARFWTLTVLDEAVTAAFEPVYREHAPEVTAVWRPNGHRTHATGPDLFGGSGLFTPAELRTYPWGRSLTGDEWTGMAATVSDHQRLGPERLTALLKALRATIDGLGGTVHAHQETYALVTVRT encoded by the coding sequence GTGCTCGAACCGGTCGGGGAACTGCACCGGGATCGCGCGCGGGCGGGGTCGTTCGGCTCGGTGGCGGGGCAGTACGACCGCTACCGCCCGTCCTACCCCGACGCCCTGCTCGACGACCTGGCCGGGCTGCTGCCGACCGCCGTGCTCGACGTCGGGTGCGGCACCGGCAAGGCGGCCGCGGCGCTCGCCCGGCGCGGCCTGCCCGTGCTCGGCGTCGAGCCGGACGCGCGGATGGCCGAGGTGGCGCGCGGGCACGGCCTGGCGGTGGAGGTCGCCGCCTTCGAGGAGTGGGACGCCGCCGGGCGCACCTTCGACCTCGTGACCTGCGGCGAGGCGTGGCACTGGATCGACCCCGCGCGCGGCGTCGGGAAAGCGGCCGAGGTGCTGCGCACCGGCGGGACGATCGCGCGGTTCTGGACCTTGACCGTGCTGGACGAAGCCGTCACCGCCGCGTTCGAGCCGGTGTACCGCGAGCACGCGCCGGAGGTGACCGCCGTGTGGCGGCCGAACGGCCACCGGACGCACGCCACCGGCCCGGACCTGTTCGGCGGAAGCGGCCTGTTCACACCTGCGGAACTGCGCACCTACCCGTGGGGGCGCAGCCTGACCGGCGACGAGTGGACCGGGATGGCGGCGACGGTCAGCGACCACCAGCGCCTGGGCCCCGAACGCCTGACCGCGCTGCTGAAAGCCCTGCGCGCCACGATCGACGGGCTCGGCGGCACCGTCCACGCCCACCAGGAGACCTACGCGCTGGTGACCGTGCGCACCTGA
- a CDS encoding peptidylprolyl isomerase: MPTNVQRREQAKRKLERQLVRRAERAKRRRVLSVGLTVVLVVVVAGGVYWLTTADFGGGDTDTAASSTSAAPIQIPTEVKALPKRPTPLADPVGCEYRASKEPSAKEGTKAPEAAGISSTGTATATVKANIGDLKLTLDRSLAPCTVNSFISLAKQGYFNGVGCHRIGTQGLQMLQCGDPSGTGSGGPGYAFDDETWPELTYGRGYLAMANAGKDQETQKGTNGSQFFIVYGDAQLSPDYTVFGSLDEDGLKLIDDVARAGHDGSFDPSPGGGKPNKEVKFETVTVA, from the coding sequence GTGCCGACCAACGTGCAGCGCCGCGAGCAGGCCAAGCGGAAGCTGGAGCGCCAGCTCGTCCGTCGGGCGGAGCGCGCGAAGCGGCGCCGAGTCCTCTCGGTGGGCTTGACCGTCGTGCTCGTCGTCGTGGTCGCGGGTGGGGTCTACTGGCTCACCACCGCGGACTTCGGCGGCGGGGACACCGACACCGCCGCCAGCTCCACCTCGGCCGCCCCGATCCAGATCCCGACCGAGGTCAAGGCGCTGCCCAAGCGGCCGACCCCGCTCGCGGACCCGGTGGGCTGCGAGTACCGGGCGTCGAAGGAGCCCTCGGCCAAGGAGGGCACGAAGGCCCCCGAGGCGGCCGGGATCTCCTCCACCGGCACCGCGACCGCCACCGTCAAGGCGAACATCGGCGACCTGAAGCTGACCCTGGACCGCTCGCTGGCCCCGTGCACGGTGAACTCGTTCATCAGCCTGGCCAAGCAGGGCTACTTCAACGGCGTCGGCTGCCACCGGATCGGCACCCAGGGCCTGCAGATGCTCCAGTGCGGCGACCCGTCGGGCACCGGCAGCGGCGGCCCCGGCTACGCCTTCGACGACGAGACCTGGCCGGAGCTGACCTACGGGCGCGGCTACCTGGCCATGGCGAACGCGGGCAAGGACCAGGAGACCCAGAAGGGCACCAACGGCAGCCAGTTCTTCATCGTCTACGGCGACGCGCAGCTCTCGCCGGACTACACGGTGTTCGGCAGCCTGGACGAGGACGGCCTGAAGCTGATCGACGACGTGGCCCGCGCGGGTCACGACGGCTCGTTCGACCCGTCGCCCGGTGGTGGCAAGCCGAACAAGGAAGTGAAGTTCGAGACGGTGACCGTCGCCTGA
- the yajC gene encoding preprotein translocase subunit YajC, which translates to MFPLLLVLLAVPLFLSARKQKRAVAEQQALLNSLEPGDLVMTTSGLYGTVVESDGSLDDTKIELEISEGVVTTWLRQAIREKVVVDADDDVVDEEDDVVDDVADTSAITADEPAKAVEPAKSATPVQQDSKK; encoded by the coding sequence ATGTTCCCGCTGCTGCTCGTGCTGCTCGCCGTGCCGCTGTTCCTCAGCGCGCGCAAGCAGAAGAGGGCGGTCGCCGAGCAGCAGGCGCTGCTCAACTCGCTGGAGCCCGGGGACCTGGTCATGACCACGTCGGGGCTGTACGGCACCGTCGTGGAGTCCGACGGGTCGCTGGACGACACCAAGATCGAGTTGGAGATCTCGGAGGGCGTCGTCACCACGTGGCTGCGCCAGGCGATCCGGGAGAAGGTCGTGGTGGACGCGGACGACGACGTGGTCGACGAGGAGGACGACGTCGTGGACGACGTCGCCGACACCTCCGCGATCACCGCCGACGAGCCGGCCAAGGCGGTCGAGCCGGCCAAGTCGGCCACGCCGGTCCAGCAGGACAGCAAGAAGTAG
- the secD gene encoding protein translocase subunit SecD: protein MAPPAGQIRPAKYLGAFVLIVVALYSLVFFTGNGKATPKLGIDLQGGTRVTLTARAPDGQTPTDQALNQARELIETRVNGLGVSGAEVVRDGTNLVITVPGADSEGAKRLGQTAKLNFRKVVGSPLPNAQAAPPSTSGTPAPSGSNAPTTTPSAPATGSETASAPTTTAQGRPAPALEGQPTTTAPPATTTPPATTTSAPAKPEVDCRKVFAGEYSGKTEDAINESRTCRQDPALTTLDAQTVQQALTAFTCPAKDPLLGNDDPSLPLLTCDQKSEFKYVLAPVNPPADGSVKDSDFSLYSRLSGEDIGNATAGTDPQGAGFIVNLTFKGEGGDKWGKFTSANVSQQVAVVLDSQVVSAPNINEPIIGGNTQISGKFTQKEADGLANVLKYGSLPLSFEASEAETVSATLGLASLEAGLIAGGIGLALVFVYCLIYYRLLGLLTILSLVLSGLVVYAVLVLLGRWIGFTLDLAGIAGFIVAIGITADSFVVFFERLKDEVREGRSFRSAVPRAWVRSRRTILSADAVSFLASAILYVIAVGQVKGFAFTLGMSTVLDLVVVFLVTHPLVSMVSKSKSLSSPKLSGLGGAVQDGADDRANAAAKSTAVKEV, encoded by the coding sequence GTGGCACCTCCGGCCGGGCAAATCCGCCCCGCGAAGTACTTGGGCGCGTTTGTCCTCATCGTGGTCGCGCTGTACTCCTTGGTGTTCTTCACCGGGAACGGCAAAGCGACTCCCAAGCTCGGCATCGACCTCCAGGGTGGCACGCGGGTCACGTTGACCGCACGCGCCCCGGACGGCCAGACGCCGACGGACCAGGCACTGAACCAGGCCCGGGAGCTGATCGAGACCCGGGTCAACGGTCTCGGCGTCTCCGGCGCGGAGGTCGTGCGCGACGGAACCAACCTGGTCATCACGGTGCCCGGTGCGGACAGCGAGGGCGCCAAGCGCCTGGGCCAGACCGCGAAGCTGAACTTCCGCAAGGTCGTCGGCTCGCCGCTGCCCAACGCGCAGGCCGCCCCGCCGTCGACGTCCGGCACGCCGGCCCCCTCGGGCTCGAACGCGCCGACGACGACGCCCAGCGCGCCCGCCACCGGTTCGGAGACGGCGTCCGCGCCGACCACCACCGCGCAGGGCCGCCCGGCCCCGGCGCTGGAGGGTCAGCCGACGACGACCGCGCCGCCCGCGACCACGACGCCGCCCGCCACGACGACGTCCGCGCCGGCCAAGCCCGAGGTCGACTGCCGGAAGGTGTTCGCCGGCGAGTACTCGGGCAAGACCGAGGACGCGATCAACGAGTCGCGCACCTGCCGCCAGGACCCGGCGCTGACCACGTTGGACGCCCAGACCGTGCAGCAGGCGCTGACCGCCTTCACCTGCCCGGCCAAGGACCCGCTGCTGGGCAACGACGACCCGTCGCTGCCGCTGCTCACGTGCGACCAGAAGAGCGAGTTCAAGTACGTCCTGGCGCCGGTCAACCCGCCCGCGGACGGCAGCGTCAAGGACTCCGACTTCAGCCTGTACTCGCGGCTGTCCGGTGAGGACATCGGCAACGCCACCGCGGGCACCGACCCGCAGGGCGCCGGCTTCATCGTCAACCTGACCTTCAAGGGCGAGGGCGGTGACAAGTGGGGCAAGTTCACCTCGGCGAACGTGTCCCAGCAGGTCGCCGTCGTGCTCGACAGCCAGGTGGTGTCCGCGCCGAACATCAACGAGCCGATCATCGGCGGCAACACCCAGATCTCCGGCAAGTTCACCCAGAAGGAAGCCGACGGCCTGGCGAACGTGCTGAAGTACGGCTCGCTGCCGCTGTCGTTCGAGGCGTCCGAGGCGGAGACGGTGTCCGCCACGCTCGGCCTGGCCTCGCTGGAAGCCGGTCTGATCGCGGGCGGCATCGGCCTCGCGCTGGTGTTCGTCTACTGCCTCATCTACTACCGCCTGCTCGGCCTGCTGACCATCCTGTCGCTGGTGCTCTCCGGCCTGGTGGTCTACGCGGTGCTGGTGCTGCTCGGTCGCTGGATCGGGTTCACCCTCGACCTCGCGGGCATCGCCGGTTTCATCGTGGCGATCGGTATCACCGCGGACTCGTTCGTCGTCTTCTTCGAACGACTGAAGGACGAGGTGCGCGAGGGCCGGTCGTTCCGCTCGGCCGTGCCACGCGCGTGGGTGCGGTCCCGTCGTACGATTCTCTCGGCGGACGCGGTCAGCTTCCTGGCCTCGGCGATCCTGTACGTGATCGCGGTCGGCCAGGTGAAGGGCTTCGCGTTCACCCTCGGCATGTCGACCGTCCTCGACCTGGTCGTGGTCTTCCTGGTCACGCACCCGCTGGTCTCGATGGTCTCCAAGTCGAAGTCCCTGTCCAGCCCGAAGCTGTCCGGCCTCGGCGGGGCCGTGCAGGACGGTGCCGACGACCGGGCCAACGCGGCCGCCAAGAGCACCGCCGTGAAGGAGGTCTGA
- the ruvB gene encoding Holliday junction branch migration DNA helicase RuvB, with protein sequence MTFEEFEPEGALDPLRDPAERDVESTLRPRDLHEFVGQPKVREQLELVLQGAMRRGAPPDHVLLSGPPGLGKTSLAMIIAAELGASLRITSGPALERAGDLAAMLSNLVEGDVLFIDEIHRMARPAEEMLYLAMEDFRVDVVVGKGPGATSIPLDIAPFTLVGATTRSGALTGPLRDRFGFTGHMEFYNADELELIIRRSAKILGVDLREDGGREIAGRSRGTPRIANRLLRRVRDFAEVRADGAVTRDVARAALAVYDVDELGLDRLDRAVLGALVKSFGGGPVGVSTLAVAVGEEPTTVEEVCEPYLVRAGMLARTPRGRVATATAWLHLGLQPPAKAPGEATRTLFDDAGD encoded by the coding sequence ATGACCTTCGAGGAGTTCGAGCCGGAGGGCGCGCTCGACCCGCTGCGCGACCCCGCCGAGCGCGACGTCGAGTCCACCCTGCGGCCCCGGGACCTGCACGAGTTCGTCGGCCAGCCGAAGGTGCGCGAGCAGCTGGAGCTGGTGCTGCAGGGCGCGATGCGGCGCGGCGCGCCCCCCGACCACGTGCTGCTGTCCGGGCCGCCGGGCCTGGGCAAGACCAGCCTCGCGATGATCATCGCCGCCGAGCTCGGCGCGTCGCTGCGGATCACCTCCGGCCCCGCCCTGGAACGCGCCGGCGACCTCGCCGCGATGCTGTCCAACCTGGTCGAGGGCGACGTGCTGTTCATCGACGAGATCCACCGGATGGCCCGGCCCGCCGAGGAGATGCTCTACCTGGCGATGGAGGACTTCCGGGTCGACGTGGTGGTCGGCAAGGGCCCCGGCGCGACCAGCATCCCGCTCGACATCGCGCCGTTCACCCTGGTCGGCGCGACCACCAGGTCCGGCGCGCTGACCGGGCCGCTGCGCGACCGGTTCGGCTTCACCGGGCACATGGAGTTCTACAACGCCGACGAGCTGGAGCTGATCATCCGGCGGTCGGCCAAGATCCTGGGCGTCGACCTGCGCGAGGACGGCGGCCGGGAGATCGCCGGGCGCTCGCGCGGCACGCCCCGGATCGCCAACCGGCTGCTGCGCCGGGTGCGCGACTTCGCCGAGGTGCGCGCCGACGGCGCGGTGACCCGGGACGTGGCGCGCGCCGCGCTGGCCGTCTACGACGTGGACGAGCTGGGCCTGGACCGGCTGGACCGGGCGGTGCTGGGCGCGCTGGTCAAGTCGTTCGGCGGGGGGCCGGTGGGCGTCTCGACGCTGGCCGTCGCGGTCGGCGAGGAGCCGACGACGGTCGAGGAGGTGTGCGAGCCGTACCTCGTCCGCGCGGGTATGTTGGCGCGTACGCCGCGTGGCCGGGTCGCGACCGCCACGGCGTGGCTGCACCTGGGGCTCCAGCCCCCGGCGAAGGCCCCTGGTGAGGCCACCCGCACGCTGTTCGACGACGCCGGCGACTGA
- the secF gene encoding protein translocase subunit SecF produces MSQSKRSIFTRLYVGNGAFDIVGKRKRWYVLFGVVLLICIASIIFRGFNLGIDFTGGTRIQMPANSASGTISQEAVKESFAKAIGEEPTSVQTVGTGESATIQVRSETLDAAKVTSLKEGLNADLKPTGGLETISDSAVSASWGGEITTKALIALAVFFIAVAIFLALYFEWSMAVAALVAVVHDVVITAGIYSLVGFEVSPATVIGLLTILGFSLYDTVVVFDKVKENTRGLLGLTRRTYPEAANLAVNQTLMRSINTSLIALLPVVGLLAIGVGLLGVGTLKDLALVQLTGMAIGALSSIYIATPAAVDLKMRDPRYKAQAARVRQRRDNLARKASGEVVSGGDVVESSDDESLQAELRREKALTAAAGVPSRTGKVADARRRPTGKKHR; encoded by the coding sequence ATGTCGCAGTCCAAGCGCAGTATCTTCACCCGGCTGTACGTCGGCAACGGCGCGTTCGACATCGTCGGCAAGCGCAAGCGCTGGTACGTGCTGTTCGGCGTCGTGCTGCTGATCTGCATCGCGTCGATCATCTTCCGCGGCTTCAACCTGGGCATCGACTTCACCGGCGGCACCCGGATCCAGATGCCGGCGAACTCGGCGTCCGGCACGATCAGCCAGGAAGCGGTCAAGGAGAGCTTCGCCAAGGCGATCGGCGAGGAGCCGACCTCCGTGCAGACGGTGGGCACCGGCGAGTCCGCGACCATCCAGGTCCGCTCGGAGACGCTGGACGCGGCGAAGGTGACCTCCCTCAAGGAGGGCCTCAACGCCGACCTGAAGCCCACCGGCGGCCTGGAGACGATCAGCGACAGCGCCGTGTCGGCCTCCTGGGGCGGCGAGATCACCACGAAGGCGCTGATCGCGCTCGCGGTGTTCTTCATCGCGGTGGCGATCTTCCTGGCGCTGTACTTCGAGTGGTCGATGGCCGTGGCCGCGCTCGTCGCGGTGGTCCACGACGTGGTCATCACGGCCGGCATCTACTCCCTGGTCGGCTTCGAGGTCTCGCCCGCGACGGTGATCGGTCTGCTGACCATCCTCGGCTTCTCGCTCTACGACACGGTCGTGGTGTTCGACAAGGTCAAGGAGAACACCAGAGGACTGCTCGGCCTGACCAGGCGGACCTACCCGGAGGCCGCGAACCTCGCGGTGAACCAGACCCTGATGCGGTCCATCAACACCTCGCTGATCGCGCTGCTGCCCGTGGTGGGCCTGCTGGCGATCGGCGTGGGCCTGCTCGGCGTCGGCACCCTGAAGGACCTCGCGCTCGTGCAGCTGACCGGTATGGCGATCGGCGCGCTGTCGTCGATCTACATCGCCACCCCGGCGGCCGTGGACCTGAAGATGCGCGACCCGCGCTACAAGGCGCAGGCCGCCCGGGTGCGGCAGCGGCGGGACAACCTGGCCCGCAAGGCGTCGGGCGAGGTCGTGTCCGGCGGCGACGTCGTGGAGTCCTCGGACGACGAGTCGTTGCAGGCCGAGCTGCGCCGGGAGAAGGCGCTGACCGCGGCGGCCGGCGTGCCCAGCCGCACCGGCAAGGTCGCCGACGCCCGTCGCCGCCCGACCGGCAAGAAGCACCGTTGA
- the ruvA gene encoding Holliday junction branch migration protein RuvA: MISSLRGQVLSIGLDHAVVEVGGVGFAVQATPTTLAVLRRGEEAQLATALVVREDSLTLFGFADAEARELFGLLQTVSGIGPRLALATLAVLEPDKLRAALAEGNITVLTQVPGIGRKGAERLIIELRDKVGQLQTAPAAASGTGLVRTHVAEALLGLGFPAKQAEQAVDAVLAEDGSLGTSEVLRRALAALGRKR; encoded by the coding sequence GTGATCTCCTCGCTGCGCGGGCAGGTGCTGTCCATCGGACTCGACCACGCGGTCGTGGAGGTCGGCGGCGTCGGCTTCGCCGTGCAGGCCACGCCCACCACGCTGGCCGTGCTGCGCCGCGGCGAGGAGGCCCAGCTCGCCACCGCGCTGGTGGTCCGCGAGGACTCGCTGACCCTGTTCGGGTTCGCCGACGCCGAGGCGCGCGAGCTGTTCGGCCTGCTCCAGACGGTGTCCGGGATCGGCCCCCGGCTCGCCCTGGCCACCCTGGCGGTGCTGGAGCCGGACAAGCTGCGCGCCGCGCTCGCCGAGGGCAACATCACCGTGCTCACCCAGGTGCCCGGCATCGGCCGCAAGGGCGCGGAGCGGCTGATCATCGAGCTGCGGGACAAGGTCGGCCAACTGCAGACCGCGCCCGCCGCCGCGTCCGGCACCGGCCTGGTGCGCACCCACGTCGCCGAGGCGCTGCTCGGGCTCGGGTTCCCGGCCAAGCAGGCCGAGCAGGCCGTGGACGCGGTGCTCGCCGAGGACGGCTCGCTGGGCACCTCCGAGGTGCTGCGCCGGGCGCTGGCCGCGTTGGGCCGCAAGCGATGA
- a CDS encoding adenine phosphoribosyltransferase, whose product MKLDRALGLMREVPDFPRPGVVFRDLTPVFSDPDALRAVVDALQDKIHPDTQLVAAIESRGFLLGAALGYGWRYGVVPLRKPGKLPAVAHRVSYDLEYGTATLELPADAITPGQQVVVVDDVLATGGTAAAACSLVERAGGVVTGVSVVLEIPALGGRDRLAGRSVDALISV is encoded by the coding sequence TTGAAGCTGGACCGAGCCCTCGGGCTGATGCGTGAGGTCCCGGACTTCCCCCGACCGGGGGTCGTGTTCCGGGACCTCACGCCCGTCTTCTCCGACCCCGACGCGCTGCGCGCCGTGGTCGACGCGTTGCAGGACAAGATCCACCCGGACACGCAGCTGGTCGCGGCGATCGAGTCGCGGGGCTTCCTGCTCGGCGCGGCGCTGGGCTACGGCTGGCGCTACGGCGTCGTGCCGCTGCGCAAGCCGGGCAAGCTGCCGGCCGTCGCGCACCGGGTGTCCTACGACCTGGAGTACGGGACGGCCACCCTGGAACTCCCGGCCGACGCCATCACGCCTGGTCAGCAGGTCGTGGTGGTGGACGACGTGCTGGCCACCGGCGGCACCGCCGCGGCGGCGTGCTCCCTGGTGGAGCGGGCCGGCGGCGTGGTCACCGGCGTCTCGGTGGTGCTGGAGATCCCGGCCCTGGGTGGCCGCGACCGGCTCGCGGGCCGGTCGGTCGACGCCCTGATCTCGGTCTGA
- a CDS encoding RelA/SpoT family protein translates to MSQDTEPAATTPPVPARPPSATRRVRARLARRITAQRAAPVKQVLEPLAAVHRDLHPKADLALLQHAYDVAEEKHRPQRRKSGDPYITHPLAVATILAELGMDTTTLVAALLHDTVEDTDYSLDQLRVDFGNEVALLVDGVTKLDKVKLGAAAEAETIRKMVIAMAKDPRVLVIKLADRLHNMRTMRFLPPEKQARKARETLEVLAPLAHRLGMATVKWELEDLAFAILQPKKYDEIVRLVANRAPSRDTYLSGVINELSSQLEGARITAKVEGRPKHYYSIHQKMIVRGRDFDDIHDLVGVRIQVDEVRDCYAAMGVVHALWQPMPGRFKDYIAQPRFGVYQSLHTTVIGPDGKPLEVQIRTYDMHRTAEYGIAAHWRYKETRGTHTGKGVEVDEMAWMRQLLDWQREAADPGEFLESLRFDLAAREIFVFTPKGDVVTLPTGSTPVDFAYAVHTEVGHRCIGARVNGRLVALERKLENGEVIEIFTSKAEGAGPSRDWLSFAASPRAKAKIKQWFAKERKEEAIEVGKDAIAKEVRRVGLPLQRLVSANSMGALSKELHYPDVSALYAAVGEGHTSARHVVQRLVAQLGGVDHAEEELAERSTPSTVARRRVTGDAGVIVKDAADVWVKLARCCTPVPGDDILGFVTRGGGVSVHRTDCTNADELVKTPERLLDVEWAPSSSSVFLVAIQVEALDRHRLLSDVTKVLADEKVNILSASVTTSRDRVAVSRFSFEMGDPKHLGHVLKAVRSVEGVYDVYRVTSAS, encoded by the coding sequence TTGAGCCAGGACACCGAACCCGCCGCGACGACGCCGCCCGTGCCCGCACGGCCCCCGTCGGCCACCAGGCGCGTGCGCGCACGTCTCGCCCGCCGGATCACCGCCCAACGTGCCGCCCCGGTGAAGCAGGTCCTGGAGCCCCTCGCCGCGGTCCACCGGGACCTGCACCCCAAGGCCGACCTGGCCCTCCTCCAGCACGCCTACGACGTGGCCGAGGAGAAGCACCGCCCCCAGCGGCGCAAGTCGGGCGACCCCTACATCACGCACCCGCTCGCGGTGGCCACGATCCTCGCCGAGCTGGGCATGGACACCACGACCCTGGTGGCCGCCCTCCTGCACGACACCGTCGAGGACACCGACTACTCGCTGGACCAGCTGCGCGTCGACTTCGGCAACGAGGTCGCCCTGCTGGTCGACGGCGTCACCAAGCTGGACAAGGTCAAGCTGGGCGCGGCGGCCGAGGCCGAGACCATCCGCAAGATGGTCATCGCGATGGCCAAGGACCCCCGGGTGCTGGTCATCAAGCTGGCCGACCGGCTGCACAACATGCGCACCATGCGCTTCCTGCCGCCGGAGAAGCAGGCCCGCAAGGCCCGCGAGACGCTGGAGGTGCTGGCGCCGCTGGCGCACCGGCTGGGCATGGCGACGGTGAAGTGGGAGCTGGAGGACCTGGCGTTCGCCATCCTCCAGCCGAAGAAGTACGACGAGATCGTGCGCCTGGTCGCCAACCGCGCCCCCTCCCGCGACACCTACCTCAGCGGCGTGATCAACGAGCTGTCCTCCCAGCTGGAGGGCGCGCGGATCACCGCCAAGGTCGAGGGCCGGCCCAAGCACTACTACTCGATCCACCAGAAGATGATCGTCCGGGGCCGCGACTTCGACGACATCCACGACCTGGTGGGCGTGCGGATCCAGGTCGACGAGGTCCGCGACTGCTACGCCGCCATGGGCGTGGTGCACGCGCTGTGGCAGCCGATGCCCGGCCGGTTCAAGGACTACATCGCCCAGCCCCGGTTCGGCGTCTACCAGTCGTTGCACACCACCGTGATCGGCCCGGACGGCAAGCCGCTGGAGGTGCAGATCCGCACCTACGACATGCACCGCACGGCCGAGTACGGCATCGCGGCGCACTGGCGGTACAAGGAGACCCGGGGCACGCACACCGGCAAGGGCGTCGAGGTCGACGAGATGGCGTGGATGCGCCAGCTGCTCGACTGGCAGCGCGAGGCCGCCGACCCCGGCGAGTTCCTGGAGTCGCTGCGGTTCGACCTGGCCGCGCGGGAGATCTTCGTCTTCACGCCCAAGGGCGACGTGGTGACGCTGCCGACCGGGTCCACGCCGGTCGACTTCGCCTACGCCGTGCACACCGAGGTGGGGCACCGCTGCATCGGCGCGCGGGTGAACGGCCGGCTGGTCGCGCTGGAGCGCAAGCTGGAGAACGGCGAGGTCATCGAGATCTTCACCTCCAAGGCGGAGGGCGCCGGGCCGTCGCGCGACTGGCTGTCGTTCGCGGCCTCGCCGCGGGCCAAGGCGAAGATCAAGCAGTGGTTCGCGAAGGAGCGCAAGGAAGAGGCCATCGAGGTCGGCAAGGACGCCATCGCCAAGGAGGTGCGGCGGGTCGGACTCCCGTTGCAGCGCCTGGTCTCGGCGAACTCGATGGGCGCGCTGTCCAAGGAGCTGCACTACCCGGACGTCTCCGCGCTCTACGCGGCGGTGGGGGAGGGCCACACCTCCGCCCGGCACGTCGTGCAGCGGCTGGTCGCCCAGCTCGGCGGGGTCGACCACGCCGAGGAGGAGCTGGCCGAGCGCTCCACGCCGTCCACGGTGGCGCGCCGGCGGGTCACCGGCGACGCGGGCGTGATCGTCAAGGACGCGGCGGACGTCTGGGTGAAGCTGGCCCGGTGCTGCACGCCCGTCCCGGGTGACGACATCCTCGGGTTCGTCACCCGCGGCGGTGGCGTCTCGGTGCACCGCACGGACTGCACGAACGCCGACGAGCTGGTCAAGACGCCCGAGCGGCTGCTGGACGTGGAGTGGGCGCCGTCGTCGTCCTCGGTGTTCCTGGTGGCGATCCAGGTCGAGGCGCTGGACCGGCACCGGCTGCTGTCGGACGTGACGAAGGTGCTGGCCGACGAGAAGGTCAACATCCTGTCGGCGTCGGTCACCACGTCCCGCGACCGGGTCGCGGTCAGCCGGTTCTCGTTCGAGATGGGCGACCCGAAGCACCTCGGTCACGTGCTGAAGGCGGTTCGGAGTGTCGAAGGTGTGTACGACGTCTACCGGGTGACGTCGGCGTCCTGA
- the ruvC gene encoding crossover junction endodeoxyribonuclease RuvC encodes MRVFGVDPGLTRCGFGVVDGGPGRTVKPVAVDVVRTPADEDLAVRLLRLSDAVEEWLDRYRPQAVAVERVFSQHNVRTAMGTAQAGGVVALSAARRGLPVVFHTPSEVKAAVTGSGRADKAQVTTMVTKLLGLKEAPRPADAADALALAICHLWRAPMRARLEEAQARAAELARAHRARLAQASARLPAGPTGAKTGGKTK; translated from the coding sequence GTGCGCGTGTTCGGAGTCGACCCCGGCCTGACCCGGTGCGGGTTCGGCGTGGTCGACGGCGGCCCCGGCCGCACCGTGAAACCGGTCGCCGTGGACGTCGTGCGCACCCCGGCGGACGAGGACCTCGCGGTCCGGCTGCTCCGGCTCTCCGACGCCGTGGAGGAGTGGCTGGACCGCTACCGGCCGCAGGCGGTCGCCGTGGAACGGGTGTTCAGCCAGCACAACGTGCGCACCGCGATGGGCACCGCCCAGGCGGGCGGCGTCGTGGCGCTGTCCGCCGCGCGCCGGGGCCTGCCGGTCGTGTTCCACACCCCCAGCGAGGTCAAGGCCGCCGTGACCGGCTCCGGCCGCGCCGACAAGGCCCAGGTCACCACCATGGTCACCAAGCTGCTCGGGCTCAAGGAGGCGCCGCGGCCCGCGGACGCCGCCGACGCCCTCGCGCTGGCCATCTGCCACCTGTGGCGCGCGCCCATGCGCGCCCGGCTGGAGGAGGCCCAGGCCAGGGCGGCCGAACTGGCCCGCGCGCACCGCGCGAGACTTGCCCAGGCCAGTGCCCGGCTCCCCGCCGGGCCGACGGGCGCCAAGACCGGAGGGAAGACCAAGTGA